From a region of the Triticum aestivum cultivar Chinese Spring chromosome 7D, IWGSC CS RefSeq v2.1, whole genome shotgun sequence genome:
- the LOC123169984 gene encoding uncharacterized protein, with the protein MAMLSLAVPVVLLVICHGHQMSKKNQMSQVGILATALCSYVFLLQLCVCRSCSFYTDFSRISYGLLLSYFSAGQIGPRAAIVILHLTTAWAAAYLGHSLASHRLRMGTERAIIHGELPQPCHHGKDRAYRIANTIPVAAFIVTVIWTASMTAIIFTNDITDEFDIVFLLSYVGWIHVAVWLLYVADVPMRKVLMKEPMVSLLASLLPCLMISPVISAVCRILSILFQWLMMMTLVAILSYNLSVYVHYLLTAASYRVLLGKHDKSCEEKLNSMEHMGDHDENPKEMTATCNPVKEKALEVQQDRGLEIQQDRGKKALDNMEEHRCW; encoded by the exons ATGGCGATGCTGTCCTTGGCCGTTCCCGTTGTGCTCTTGGTGATTTGCCACGGGCATCAGATGTCGAAAAAAAATCAGATGTCCCAGGTTGGCATCCTCGCAACCGCGCTATGCTCCTACGTCTTCCTCCTCCAGCTCTGCGTCTGTCGGAGCTGCTCGTTCTACACCGACTTTAGTCGTATCTCCTATGGCCTTCTCCTCTCCTACTTCAGTGCTGGTCAGATTGGCCCGCGCGCCGCCATTGTCATCCTACACTTGACCACGGCATGGGCCGCCGCCTACCTTGGTCACTCTCTGGCCTCACACCGCCTGCGCATGGGCACCGAGCGGGCCATCATCCACGGCGAGCTGCCCCAGCCGTGCCACCACGGCAAGGACAGGGCGTACAGGATCGCCAACACGATTCCTGTCGCGGCGTTCATTGTGACGGTGATCTGGACCGCTTCCATGACGGCCATCATTTTTACAAACGACATCACCGATGAGTTTGACATTGTCTTTCTCCTCTCATACGTCGGTTGGATACATGTTGCCGTCTGGTTACTATATGTTGCAGATGTACCCATGCGTAAAGTGCTGATGAAAGAGCCGATGGTATCTCTACTTGCCTCTCTTCTCCCATGCTTgatgatttctccggtgatcagcGCTGTGTGCCGTATTCTGTCAATCTTGTTCCagtggttgatgatgatgactttggTCGCTATCCTTAGTTACAACCTCAGTGTTTATGTGCACTATTTGCTGACTGCTGCTTCATACAG GGTACTCCTTGGTAAACATGATAAGTCATGTGAAGAGAAGTTGAACAGCATGGAACATATGGGCGACCATGATGAGAATCCAAAGGAGATGACTGCGACATGTAACCCTGTTAAGGAAAAGGCTCTAGAAGTGCAACAAGACAGGGGGCTGGAAATTCAACAAGACAGGGGCAAGAAGGCACTTGATAACATGGAAGAACATCGTTGCTGGTAG